In the genome of Eggerthella sp. YY7918, one region contains:
- a CDS encoding PDDEXK nuclease domain-containing protein, producing the protein MASEGNAMFDAGQGADSFIQSLPASAVVEYRQTDDIVGDARLIIESSQRWAHRSVNATLVYRNWYLGKRIAEEELKGESRAEYGAQVIVGLAKALTKEYGKGYSKLNLWYFVRFYKAYPSIVYAASKQSAPLLSWTHYRTLLRVEDPAAREWYTREAAEQGWSVRTLDRNISTQYYYRLLSSCEGNRATEGEAKRAESHRDNDQEKYDFVKSPYIMEFLGFSTEGQPHESDLENALIANLQKFLLELGKGYAFMGRQFHLRGMDGDYYIDLVFYNVILKCYVLIDLKVGKVTHQDVDLKEIIVRAREGASLPAGSCESPQAVYISQLLEENERLRSELGEVRDELSRLKDERIAILNSFSRYRKNEGGRAIAKSGASEYTYLFIADERAA; encoded by the coding sequence ATGGCATCTGAGGGCAATGCGATGTTCGATGCGGGGCAAGGGGCCGATTCTTTCATTCAGTCTTTGCCTGCGTCTGCCGTGGTTGAGTATCGCCAAACCGACGATATTGTTGGCGATGCGCGCCTCATCATCGAGAGTTCTCAGCGTTGGGCGCATCGCTCGGTGAATGCGACGTTGGTGTATCGCAATTGGTATTTGGGGAAGCGCATCGCGGAGGAGGAGCTTAAGGGGGAGAGCCGCGCGGAGTATGGTGCGCAAGTTATTGTCGGTCTCGCCAAGGCGCTTACGAAAGAATACGGCAAGGGGTATTCGAAGCTGAATCTTTGGTACTTCGTTCGGTTCTACAAGGCATACCCCTCGATTGTTTACGCGGCGAGTAAACAATCTGCGCCATTACTCTCATGGACGCATTACCGCACTTTATTGCGAGTGGAAGATCCTGCGGCGCGCGAATGGTATACGCGCGAAGCCGCCGAGCAGGGTTGGAGCGTGCGTACGCTCGACCGCAATATCTCCACCCAGTATTACTATCGACTGCTTTCTTCGTGCGAAGGCAACCGCGCGACCGAAGGAGAAGCGAAGCGCGCCGAGTCGCATCGGGATAACGATCAGGAGAAGTACGATTTCGTCAAAAGCCCGTACATAATGGAATTCCTTGGCTTCTCCACTGAAGGGCAACCTCATGAAAGCGATTTAGAAAACGCGCTTATTGCGAATTTGCAAAAGTTCCTGCTTGAACTGGGGAAAGGCTACGCTTTCATGGGTCGGCAATTCCATCTGCGCGGGATGGACGGCGATTACTATATCGACCTTGTGTTCTACAACGTCATCCTCAAATGTTACGTGCTTATCGATCTCAAGGTGGGCAAGGTCACTCATCAAGACGTGGATTTGAAGGAAATCATCGTTCGGGCGCGAGAGGGCGCTTCATTGCCCGCTGGTTCGTGCGAATCGCCGCAGGCGGTATATATCTCGCAACTCCTGGAGGAGAACGAGCGGCTTCGTTCGGAGCTGGGGGAGGTTCGTGACGAACTGTCGCGTCTCAAAGACGAGCGTATCGCGATTTTGAATTCGTTTTCTCGCTATCGGAAGAACGAGGGCGGGCGCGCAATTGCGAAAAGCGGCGCGTCCGAGTATACCTATCTGTTCATTGCGGATGAACGCGCGGCATAG
- a CDS encoding IS3 family transposase: MGKPCPKYTAEFKQQAVRLYNERGTTYAEVAREIGVDPSSLADWVRRADASTTPPEGNPFKVAEENRRLRRGERAAEEGERDTFKSERLLRQQAAVGAGAKKARSAFILLNEGSWSISEMCAALHVTRQGHRTWRKRPRSAHDLRDAELAAMVSEIHSASRGIYGAPKVFQELKRAGVRTSRKRVARIMRDNGWAGTTRGCAKRPKGEAKQAAPQPCAAPDLVGRDFSADGPNRAWFADITYVRTHQGWLYLAAVMDIWSRRIVGWSMSPRIDASLADDALKMAVARRRPPAGCVHHSDHGSQYVSLQLGKTMRDAGIRPSMGSIASPWDNAAMESLMGLVKAECVHARTFESRDQAALEVFDYIECFYNRVRTHSALGYLSPEEFERANWPEEEGRQEAA; this comes from the coding sequence ATGGGAAAACCGTGCCCCAAGTACACGGCCGAGTTCAAGCAGCAGGCCGTGCGGCTCTACAACGAGAGGGGGACCACCTACGCGGAGGTCGCCCGCGAGATAGGCGTCGACCCGTCGAGCCTGGCCGACTGGGTCAGGCGGGCCGACGCCTCGACGACGCCCCCCGAGGGCAACCCCTTCAAGGTCGCCGAGGAGAACCGCAGGCTGAGGAGGGGAGAACGAGCGGCTGAGGAGGGAGAACGAGATACTTTTAAAAGCGAGCGCCTTCTTCGCCAGCAGGCAGCTGTAGGCGCCGGGGCGAAGAAGGCGAGGTCCGCTTTCATCCTGCTCAACGAGGGCTCCTGGAGCATATCCGAGATGTGCGCGGCCCTCCACGTCACCAGGCAGGGCCACCGCACATGGAGAAAGCGGCCGCGCAGCGCGCACGACCTGCGCGACGCGGAGCTGGCGGCCATGGTCTCCGAGATCCACTCGGCGAGCCGGGGCATCTACGGCGCCCCGAAGGTGTTCCAGGAGCTCAAGAGGGCGGGCGTGCGCACCTCCCGCAAGCGCGTGGCGCGCATCATGCGCGACAACGGCTGGGCCGGCACGACGCGCGGCTGCGCCAAGCGCCCCAAAGGCGAGGCAAAGCAGGCGGCGCCGCAGCCGTGCGCCGCCCCCGACCTGGTGGGGCGCGACTTCTCGGCGGACGGCCCGAACAGGGCGTGGTTCGCCGACATCACCTACGTGCGCACGCACCAGGGCTGGCTCTACCTGGCCGCCGTGATGGACATATGGTCCCGCAGGATCGTCGGCTGGTCCATGTCGCCCCGCATCGACGCCTCGCTCGCCGACGACGCGCTGAAGATGGCCGTCGCGCGCAGGAGGCCGCCCGCAGGCTGCGTGCACCACTCCGACCACGGCAGCCAGTACGTCTCGCTGCAGCTGGGGAAGACGATGCGGGACGCGGGGATCAGGCCGTCCATGGGCTCCATCGCGTCGCCTTGGGACAACGCGGCCATGGAGTCGCTCATGGGCCTCGTCAAGGCCGAGTGCGTGCACGCGCGCACCTTCGAGAGCCGCGACCAGGCGGCGCTCGAGGTCTTCGACTACATAGAGTGCTTCTACAACAGGGTCAGGACGCACTCGGCGCTGGGGTACCTCAGCCCCGAGGAGTTCGAGCGGGCCAACTGGCCCGAGGAGGAAGGCCGCCAGGAAGCGGCGTAG
- a CDS encoding MptD family putative ECF transporter S component, with translation MQADNSRPASGRWTTRDILTFVVFNLVIVFLTMAAKMIEDMLLAPQNTFFVGSWLFPLLSTPFYVVMADRIGKRGVLAASILVFGVLYTFMGGLYCAPVAVVGELVMWGKGSYHDIKRIVGGYVVYWVTFGFHGIMPYLLFREAYMEQLGTYYDAADVAAMVAQYTELPWILLMMAMFVAGTVVGGLIGSKFLKKHVRKAKIA, from the coding sequence ATGCAGGCAGACAACTCCCGACCGGCAAGCGGCAGATGGACCACGCGAGACATCCTGACGTTCGTCGTGTTCAACCTCGTCATCGTGTTCCTCACGATGGCGGCGAAGATGATCGAGGACATGCTCCTCGCTCCCCAGAACACGTTCTTCGTGGGATCGTGGCTGTTCCCCCTGCTCTCGACGCCGTTCTACGTCGTGATGGCGGACCGTATCGGAAAGAGAGGGGTGCTGGCCGCGTCGATCCTGGTGTTCGGCGTCCTCTACACGTTCATGGGAGGGCTCTACTGCGCCCCGGTCGCCGTCGTCGGGGAGCTCGTCATGTGGGGTAAGGGCTCCTACCACGACATCAAGCGCATCGTCGGCGGCTACGTCGTCTACTGGGTGACGTTCGGCTTCCACGGCATCATGCCCTACCTGCTCTTCCGCGAGGCCTACATGGAGCAGCTCGGAACGTACTATGACGCCGCGGACGTCGCGGCGATGGTGGCCCAGTACACGGAGCTTCCCTGGATCCTGCTCATGATGGCGATGTTCGTCGCGGGAACGGTCGTCGGCGGCCTCATCGGCTCCAAGTTCCTGAAGAAGCACGTCCGCAAGGCGAAGATCGCATGA
- a CDS encoding AraC family transcriptional regulator, translating to MNSLEKDLYGAAFRKWEISPSSKTHEYGPDGALRTFENDFGEGEYWSYFRGNLFAINSFNMRFKKDWVLRYRCTEHLCIGIYDEIDGVAQRQGAPLSVGAISVYLGGEGEEYEAHVSEGASAKGTSITFSPDYYRTYLQGRFGSMGDMRRAFLEADGRRDMPDLVNLLRKARSYQGTGIAAEPFYEGVIAEAVATVVQHSSLCPDKRGAERLSREDRRAIDYICGYIASNLEGDLSCSRLAEELYIGQTKLKALFKAATGMPPSCYVARERMEEASRLLVESDSTVAEIGRAVGYAKPGAFTEAFQRGKGCTPTQFRRQRWPNSSEQYAQGGTACRNSAL from the coding sequence ATGAATAGTTTGGAGAAAGACCTTTACGGCGCGGCGTTTCGGAAGTGGGAAATCTCACCATCCTCGAAAACGCACGAATACGGGCCAGACGGCGCCCTTCGAACCTTCGAAAACGACTTTGGCGAGGGAGAGTACTGGTCTTATTTCCGCGGGAACCTCTTCGCGATCAACTCCTTCAACATGAGATTCAAGAAAGACTGGGTTTTGAGATACCGGTGCACTGAGCATCTCTGCATCGGGATCTACGACGAGATCGACGGAGTGGCGCAGAGACAGGGCGCCCCGCTCAGCGTTGGAGCGATTTCGGTGTACCTCGGAGGGGAGGGCGAGGAATACGAGGCACACGTTTCGGAAGGCGCATCGGCAAAAGGCACGTCGATCACCTTTTCCCCCGATTACTACCGCACGTATCTTCAAGGCAGGTTCGGAAGTATGGGGGACATGAGGAGGGCCTTTCTGGAAGCCGACGGGAGGCGCGATATGCCCGACCTCGTCAACCTGCTTCGAAAGGCGCGGAGCTACCAAGGCACGGGAATCGCGGCGGAACCCTTCTACGAAGGGGTGATCGCGGAAGCCGTCGCAACCGTCGTGCAGCATTCCTCTCTGTGCCCCGATAAGCGCGGCGCCGAGCGCCTGTCTCGCGAAGACCGCAGAGCCATCGATTACATCTGCGGGTATATCGCCTCCAATCTTGAGGGAGACCTTTCCTGCTCCCGTCTTGCAGAAGAACTATACATAGGGCAGACGAAATTAAAGGCCCTCTTCAAGGCAGCAACGGGGATGCCCCCATCCTGCTACGTCGCACGAGAGCGCATGGAGGAAGCATCCAGGCTGCTCGTCGAGTCCGACTCCACGGTAGCCGAAATCGGAAGAGCGGTAGGCTACGCCAAACCCGGCGCATTCACGGAAGCGTTCCAAAGAGGCAAGGGCTGCACGCCTACACAGTTCAGAAGGCAGCGATGGCCGAATAGCAGTGAGCAGTATGCGCAAGGAGGGACTGCATGCCGGAATTCAGCGCTCTAG
- a CDS encoding class I SAM-dependent methyltransferase, translated as MPEFSALENTLFIPMLGRIYASEHFRNILYDETALSLKDALPKDLTDKGSQSQYTLLASASRSANMDRYVQSFLRRKPGGVIAELGCGLETTYYRNDDGHTRWYAVDLPDVLEYRKALLPKPQRQACFAGDAFSGDWIRRIRSGAPDAPVLVVAGGLFHYFKEEKVVALLRMLHGFGSVEVVFDGVSRIGMGMMRKKYMKQMGHADARMFFCVDSAAELARRIGGDACAVAEEPYYHHIDKTGLKLSTKLSMGASDRLRMVKMMHVRANVGVAPTKG; from the coding sequence ATGCCGGAATTCAGCGCTCTAGAAAACACATTGTTCATCCCGATGCTGGGCAGGATCTACGCCAGCGAGCATTTTCGGAACATCCTGTACGACGAAACGGCCCTGTCGCTGAAAGACGCGCTGCCAAAAGACCTCACGGACAAAGGCTCCCAGAGCCAGTACACCCTGCTGGCTTCCGCCTCCCGTTCCGCCAACATGGACCGATACGTCCAGTCCTTCCTTCGCCGCAAGCCAGGCGGCGTGATCGCGGAGCTGGGATGCGGGCTGGAAACCACCTATTACAGGAACGACGATGGACATACCCGCTGGTACGCCGTCGATCTGCCGGACGTGCTGGAATATCGCAAGGCGCTGCTGCCCAAGCCGCAACGACAGGCGTGCTTTGCCGGCGACGCCTTTTCGGGCGACTGGATCAGGCGGATCCGCAGCGGCGCGCCGGATGCGCCAGTGCTGGTTGTCGCCGGAGGCCTGTTCCACTACTTCAAAGAGGAGAAAGTGGTCGCCCTTCTGCGGATGCTGCACGGCTTCGGGAGTGTGGAGGTGGTGTTCGACGGCGTGAGCAGAATCGGAATGGGCATGATGCGGAAGAAATACATGAAGCAGATGGGGCATGCTGACGCAAGAATGTTCTTCTGCGTGGATTCCGCAGCGGAGCTCGCCCGAAGAATCGGCGGTGATGCTTGCGCCGTTGCGGAAGAGCCCTATTACCACCATATCGACAAGACCGGACTGAAGCTCTCCACGAAACTCAGCATGGGCGCATCCGACCGCTTGCGCATGGTGAAGATGATGCACGTGAGAGCGAACGTGGGGGTCGCCCCAACAAAGGGGTGA
- a CDS encoding metal-dependent transcriptional regulator translates to MRYENTGATESSEDYLEAILVIRAERGFCRNVDIAERLGVARPSVTKALANLSSRSLVEVAGRDVRLTPEGRRLAGATLEKHEFFRRLLCDAGVDGGTASEEACRMEHCISGSSFRRLADHLAGLRGQGGGG, encoded by the coding sequence ATGAGGTACGAAAACACCGGTGCGACCGAATCCTCTGAGGACTACCTCGAGGCGATCCTCGTCATCCGCGCCGAGCGGGGGTTCTGCCGCAACGTAGACATCGCAGAGCGGCTGGGCGTCGCGAGGCCGAGCGTCACCAAAGCGTTGGCGAACCTGTCGTCCCGGTCGCTCGTCGAGGTGGCAGGCCGCGACGTGCGGCTCACCCCCGAGGGGCGCCGCCTCGCCGGCGCCACGCTCGAGAAGCACGAGTTCTTCAGGCGGCTGCTCTGCGACGCCGGGGTGGACGGGGGGACGGCATCAGAGGAGGCGTGCCGCATGGAGCACTGCATCTCCGGCTCCTCCTTCCGCCGCCTGGCGGACCACCTCGCGGGCCTGCGGGGGCAGGGCGGGGGCGGGTGA
- a CDS encoding ferrous iron transporter B: protein MSCETCAAACPAAKGARTSGGQGAGVAVALLGQPNSGKSTLFNGLTGARQHVGNWPGKTVERKEGSFGIGDTQCRVVDLPGAYGLSANSPEEEVTRDYLESGDADVVVVMADASQLERSLYMLAEFAAAHPEQPSLLALNLMDVAEGQGKRIDSALIEQRLGIPVVPLVASRPEGYGNLLCAIERTARERPSIDDDRLRREMASAPATAQGAGKARFAWIEWLLDGAVSAPEKAHALSRFDRLATGSRWSKPITVAMILVGFLLAFVPAIPIMMLGGAISSLGQVAAGALAQAGAPDVVGSFLAGVVFNSLCFGTMMVGYVFGINLVFGLYEEAGYMARIGYVFDHTMARFGLQGKSLMPFLMCLGCTMGGVSGSRVIDSWGQRMLTVMMAWAIPCGSTWGVVPVLAVAFFGVFGAPLVIVGIFAMMLVIMGIVGKVFGPRLVADGERSGLVMELPPYHRPHLKGVVRGALLKSRQMFVRAIRVVAIFAFVIWALTYTSTGGVEGSALYALGTAIEPVTRLFGMGWQTFTAWLCALVLKESALGVLSGLFTGAATPNAVLVGIMTGGGAAAANVGEVMSQVISAPEALAFIFAFTFNMPCAASVSATWAEVHSTKWTVITAAFYIASSLLLGCVVYHVSLLFF from the coding sequence GTGAGTTGCGAGACGTGCGCGGCCGCTTGCCCTGCGGCCAAGGGGGCAAGAACGTCGGGAGGGCAGGGCGCCGGTGTTGCGGTCGCTCTTCTTGGCCAGCCAAATTCCGGGAAGTCTACCCTGTTCAACGGCCTTACGGGCGCGAGGCAGCATGTGGGCAACTGGCCGGGCAAGACTGTCGAGAGGAAAGAGGGGTCGTTCGGGATTGGCGATACGCAGTGCCGCGTGGTCGACCTCCCCGGAGCCTACGGCCTTTCCGCCAACTCGCCCGAGGAGGAGGTGACGCGTGACTACCTCGAGTCCGGCGATGCGGACGTTGTGGTCGTGATGGCCGACGCCTCCCAGCTCGAGCGCAGCCTCTACATGCTCGCCGAGTTCGCTGCCGCGCACCCGGAGCAGCCCTCTCTCCTTGCTTTGAATCTCATGGATGTTGCGGAGGGTCAAGGCAAGCGCATCGATTCGGCGCTTATCGAGCAGCGGCTCGGGATTCCTGTCGTGCCGCTCGTGGCGTCACGTCCGGAAGGGTACGGGAATCTGCTTTGCGCCATCGAGCGGACGGCGCGCGAGCGCCCGTCCATTGACGACGACCGCTTGCGTCGGGAGATGGCTTCCGCCCCGGCGACGGCGCAGGGGGCGGGGAAGGCGCGGTTCGCCTGGATCGAATGGCTCCTCGACGGGGCGGTGTCCGCTCCCGAGAAAGCGCACGCGCTGTCGCGCTTCGACCGGCTCGCCACGGGCTCTCGCTGGTCAAAACCCATCACCGTCGCCATGATTCTCGTAGGGTTCCTTCTCGCGTTCGTTCCCGCCATACCCATCATGATGCTCGGCGGTGCAATCTCTTCGCTCGGGCAGGTCGCTGCCGGGGCGCTCGCGCAGGCGGGCGCGCCTGACGTTGTGGGCAGTTTCCTCGCGGGCGTGGTGTTCAACAGCTTGTGCTTCGGCACGATGATGGTGGGCTACGTATTCGGCATCAACCTTGTGTTCGGCCTCTACGAGGAGGCGGGCTACATGGCGCGCATCGGCTACGTGTTCGACCACACCATGGCGCGCTTCGGGCTGCAGGGGAAGTCGCTCATGCCGTTTCTTATGTGCCTGGGGTGCACGATGGGCGGCGTGTCGGGCTCGCGCGTCATCGACTCGTGGGGACAGCGCATGCTCACCGTCATGATGGCTTGGGCCATCCCGTGCGGCTCCACGTGGGGCGTGGTGCCGGTGCTGGCCGTCGCGTTCTTCGGCGTATTTGGCGCGCCGCTCGTGATCGTGGGGATATTCGCCATGATGCTTGTCATCATGGGCATCGTCGGCAAGGTGTTCGGGCCGCGCCTGGTGGCGGATGGAGAGCGCTCGGGCTTGGTTATGGAGCTTCCGCCCTACCACCGCCCCCATCTGAAGGGCGTCGTGCGCGGCGCCTTGCTCAAGAGCCGCCAGATGTTCGTTCGTGCCATTCGCGTGGTCGCAATCTTCGCGTTCGTCATCTGGGCGCTCACCTACACTTCGACCGGCGGCGTTGAAGGGTCTGCGCTCTACGCGCTGGGCACCGCTATCGAGCCGGTGACGAGGCTGTTCGGCATGGGGTGGCAGACTTTCACGGCGTGGCTCTGCGCGCTCGTCCTCAAGGAATCCGCCCTCGGCGTGCTCTCGGGTCTTTTTACGGGCGCGGCGACGCCGAACGCCGTCCTCGTGGGGATCATGACCGGTGGCGGGGCGGCTGCGGCGAACGTCGGAGAGGTCATGTCTCAGGTGATTTCAGCCCCCGAGGCGCTCGCCTTCATCTTCGCGTTCACGTTCAATATGCCGTGCGCGGCAAGCGTCTCTGCTACCTGGGCCGAAGTCCACTCGACGAAGTGGACCGTCATAACGGCGGCGTTCTACATAGCCTCCTCGCTTCTGCTCGGATGTGTGGTCTACCACGTGAGTTTGCTGTTTTTCTAG
- a CDS encoding FeoA family protein, whose protein sequence is MKLHDMKEGSAARVLAVSGDARFVSRVTAVGLTEGCRIEVLQNVRKRPVLVYVRDSAVAIDRGDCELIDVEVAL, encoded by the coding sequence ATGAAACTGCACGATATGAAAGAGGGGTCGGCTGCGCGCGTTTTGGCCGTGTCGGGTGATGCGCGGTTCGTCTCGCGGGTCACCGCAGTCGGACTCACCGAAGGGTGCCGTATAGAAGTCCTCCAGAACGTCCGAAAGCGCCCCGTGCTGGTATACGTCCGCGACAGCGCCGTTGCAATCGACAGAGGGGATTGCGAACTGATTGATGTGGAGGTGGCCTTGTGA